A DNA window from Setaria viridis chromosome 2, Setaria_viridis_v4.0, whole genome shotgun sequence contains the following coding sequences:
- the LOC117844457 gene encoding uncharacterized protein — MLSSLQFHGVLLLYLFALSSCLPFEPSHRGRRDGDGAHGYPRFVDVQRQCQSVLSSAVELRYAYSARFPDRLPYLRQQLERELSFEKGDWRQDAGDAHLLPFDGSDATEGAPAPPDPLRLATFVLTHVDVERIGRAAVNISGVLVLSIARESAEDEIRPGARVPAASPEFEILPGSTKVKILFEGVYTEKLEGGGGDDGERVLCMVGSALLPTRSTDTNLRPPVIADNNVVLVVRYPKELTLTTRAVHGEMWSTNAVSDGAYFDAVRLMSKVGVYNMPYRYPSDELVATACSPWPASDAVAVASHSGELHRGITICEVLNRFPAHANTLTVVPNWQCSSKDQPCRRLGPFEALAFDGDAIALQDFQCRPSSDVDGSEFSARVWGVFRALSPRENRITAFKRTKLDGTTLAAEGVWKASAGQACMVGCLAGGRNACRYRVCLYVPTTFSITRRSIMLGRITRIDAGDGEEGPRPPLLFEQRVPSMRLWGLSDVFPFRMAYNYTMVKQASEFLRRSGSAFSARDIVARSLCLSYPKKDTADNDEETSLFRLGDELMLRFTAVPDLFPSEWIENPLLLLEMLSVEQAVGPIAPPSFWHPSTVASHHGKDKEPAGTGRRPLLNVSAELRIVGKPFGWVTALSLEGVYNPEDGRMFLIGCRDGRRLPGRNVSTSRDLEERRMDCSVEVKVEYPPTTTNWLIGSTAKVHLASTRSAGDPLYFGAVRLEALPVMYQKQWWHVRSTGVIDGVLCIVVLSITIAASLGQLRHLRSHADVAPYVSHAMLAVQIVGYGVPLITGFEGLLEKVTFGSQAAANPPPFWATSYALADGAADPYRAAAIDQIARALILAALLLTLRISDKVRRSRARSPTDRNVLVCSYGAPLAAIALALALNGEAMSAEQLVALMRDLFLLPQVIGNAVWRVNCKPLAESYYLGVTAARVLPYAYDYVRPPAVDPHSDQLYSDEYLRMPKLVDLVVPVVAVVLALVVYVQQRWNYAIVSRMRNGEQKKLLHIF, encoded by the coding sequence ATGCTCTCAAGTTTGCAGTTCCACGGTGTACTGCTGCTGTACCTGTTCGCCCTGTCGTCCTGCTTGCCGTTTGAGCCGTCACACCGCGGACGCCGAGACGGCGACGGGGCTCACGGCTACCCTCGCTTCGTCGACGTCCAGCGCCAATGCCAGTCCGTGCTCTCCTCAGCCGTCGAGCTACGCTACGCCTACAGCGCCCGATTCCCGGACCGCTTGCCTTACCTTCGACAACAGCTGGAGCGTGAGCTCTCCTTCGAGAAGGGTGACTGGCGGCAGGACGCCGGCGACGCACACCTGCTGCCGTTCGATGGCAGCGACGCGACGGAAggcgctcctgcgccgccggaCCCTCTCCGCCTCGCGACCTTCGTGCTCAcgcacgtcgacgtcgagcgcATCGGACGGGCCGCCGTCAACATCAGCGGCGTCCTTGTGCTTTCCATCGCCAGGGAGAGTGCCGAGGACGAGATCAGACCCGGGGCGCGCGTACCCGCCGCGTCCCCGGAGTTCGAGATCCTGCCGGGCAGCACGAAGGTCAAGATCCTTTTCGAAGGTGTCTACACGGAAAAGCtggagggcggtggcggcgacgacggcgagagGGTTCTGTGCATGGTCGGGAGCGCCCTTCTCCCGACGCGCAGCACCGACACCAACCTCCGGCCGCCGGTCATCGCCGACAACAACGTAGTGCTCGTGGTAAGGTACCCAAAAGAGCTCACACTGACGACCCGAGCGGTGCACGGCGAGATGTGGAGCACCAATGCCGTGTCGGACGGTGCCTACTTTGACGCGGTCCGGCTGATGTCAAAGGTCGGCGTGTACAACATGCCGTACCGGTACCCGTCGGACGAGCTGGTTGCCACGGCGTGCAGCCCCTGGCCGGCGAGCGACGCGGTGGCCGTGGCGAGCCATTCCGGCGAGCTGCACAGGGGAATCACGATCTGCGAGGTGCTTAATCGCTTCCCCGCTCATGCGAACACGCTCACCGTTGTCCCAAACTGGCAGTGCAGCTCGAAGGATCAGCCGTGCCGACGGCTAGGGCCTTTCGAGGCGTTGGCCTTCGATGGCGACGCCATTGCGCTGCAGGACTTCCAGTGCCGCCCGTCGAGCGATGTGGACGGCAGCGAGTTCTCCGCGAGGGTGTGGGGCGTGTTCCGGGCCTTGTCTCCACGGGAGAACCGGATCACGGCGTTCAAGCGGACCAAGCTTGACGGCACGACGCTCGCCGCCGAGGGCGTGTGGAAGGCCTCGGCGGGGCAGGCCTGCATGGTGGGgtgcctcgccggcggcaggaACGCGTGCCGCTACCGTGTGTGCCTGTACGTCCCAACGACGTTCTCGATCACCCGCCGCAGCATAATGCTCGGGCGAATCACCCGCAtcgacgccggcgacggcgaggagggccCCCGCCCCCCGCTGTTGTTCGAACAGCGGGTGCCTTCGATGCGGCTCTGGGGCCTGTCCGACGTGTTCCCCTTCCGCATGGCGTACAACTACACGATGGTAAAGCAGGCCAGCGAGTTCCTTCGGCGGAGCGGCTCGGCGTTCAGTGCCCGCGACATCGTCGCCAGGTCGCTGTGCTTATCCTATCCAAAGAAGGACACCGCCGACAACGACGAAGAGACGAGCCTGTTCCGTCTCGGCGACGAGCTTATGCTCCGGTTCACCGCCGTGCCAGATCTGTTTCCATCGGAATGGATCGAGAACCCCTTGCTTCTCCTGGAGATGCTCTCCGTCGAGCAGGCAGTCGGGCCGATCGCGCCGCCGTCATTTTGGCACCCGTCCACGGTGGCAAGCCATCACGGCAAGGACAAGGAACCTGCAGGCACGGGACGGCGACCGCTGCTGAACGTCTCTGCCGAGCTCAGGATCGTCGGGAAGCCTTTCGGCTGGGTGACGGCTCTGTCGCTGGAGGGCGTGTACAACCCAGAGGACGGCCGTATGTTCCTCATCGGCTGCCGGGATGGCCGCCGGCTGCCGGGGCGCAATGTATCGACGAGCAGGGACCTCGAGGAAAGAAGAATGGACTGTTCCGTGGAGGTGAAGGTCGAGTACCCGCCGACGACCACGAACTGGCTCATCGGCTCGACGGCGAAGGTTCACCTAGCCAGCACAAGAAGCGCCGGCGACCCGCTGTATTTCGGCGCGGTGAGGCTCGAGGCGTTGCCAGTCATGTACCAGAAGCAGTGGTGGCACGTGCGTTCCACTGGAGTCATCGACGGCGTCCTCTGCATCGTCGTGCTGTCGATCACCATCGCCGCCTCACTCGGCCAGTTGCGCCACCTCAGGTCCCACGCCGACGTGGCGCCGTACGTCTCGCACGCCATGCTCGCCGTCCAGATCGTCGGTTACGGCGTGCCGCTGATCACTGGCTTCGAGGGGCTCCTCGAGAAGGTAACATTCGGCTCCCAGGCGGCAGCCAACCCACCGCCGTTCTGGGCCACGTCCTACGCCTTGGCGGACGGTGCGGCCGACCCGTACCGTGCCGCTGCCATCGATCAGATAGCGAGGGCCCTCAtcctcgccgcgctgctcctCACGCTGCGCATCAGCGACAAGGTGCGGCGGAGCCGGGCGCGCTCGCCGACCGACCGGAATGTGCTCGTGTGCAGCTACGGAGCGCCTCTGGCCGCTATCGCTCTCGCCCTGGCGCTGAACGGGGAGGCCATGTCGGCCGAGCAGCTCGTCGCGCTGATGCGCGACCTGTTCCTGCTCCCGCAGGTGATCGGCAACGCCGTGTGGCGCGTCAACTGCAAGCCGCTCGCGGAGAGCTACTACCTGGGCGtcaccgccgcgcgcgtgctcccgTACGCGTACGACTACGTGCGCCCGCCGGCGGTTGATCCGCACTCCGACCAGCTGTACTCCGACGAGTACTTGCGCATGCCCAAGCTCGTCGACTTGGTGGTTCCGGTCGTCGCCGTCGTGCTCGCGCTCGTCGTGTACGTGCAGCAGAGGTGGAATTACGCCATTGTTAGCAGGATGCGTAATGGGGAGCAGAAGAAATTGCTGCACATATTCTAG
- the LOC117844455 gene encoding formate--tetrahydrofolate ligase-like codes for MRERLGRMLIGNSKSGEPITADDLGVGGALTVLMKDAIHPTLMQTLEGTPVLVHAGPFPNIAHGNSSIVADKIALKLVGKGGFVVSEACFGADIGTEKFMDIKCRYSGLVPHCAIIVATIRALKMHGGGL; via the coding sequence ATGAGAGAGAGGCTTGGAAGAATGTTGATAGGGAACAGCAAGTCAGGTGAGCCGATTACTGCTGATGATCTTGGTGTTGGAGGTGCCTTGACTGTCCTAATGAAAGATGCTATTCATCCGACCCTCATGCAAACTCTTGAAGGCACACCAGTGTTAGTACATGCTGGACCATTTCCTAACATTGCTCATGGAAACTCTTCAATTGTTGCTGATAAGATTGCTTTGAAGTTGGTTGGGAAGGGTGGCTTTGTTGTTTCTGAGGCATGTTTTGGAGCTGATATCGGAACTGAGAAGTTCATGGATATAAAGTGTAGGTACAGTGGATTGGTGCCACACTGTGCTATTATTGTGGCCACAATTCGAGCTCTTAAAATGCATGGAGGGGGCCTCTAG